A window from Seriola aureovittata isolate HTS-2021-v1 ecotype China chromosome 14, ASM2101889v1, whole genome shotgun sequence encodes these proteins:
- the LOC130181181 gene encoding neuropeptide Y receptor type 4-2-like, with translation MSLSGDASTSQSSPSTTALSLSLNSSTSPHSLPWEEGRTSRGSVQERPGNETALISNLFVLGHEEQCHMSPVITGCLVVWYSITMVLGLVGNIGLICIITRRREKVNVTSIFICNLSFSDILVCVFCLPFTVIYTLMDHWVFGSLLCRLVPFIQCVSVTVSVLSLVFIALERHQLIINPSGWKPSIPQAYMAVVLIWILACFTSTPFLAFQLLTNEPYANVILPQSPLHHQASPQTYLNVSPPQPASYTHKNSSVLPHSYRTLLSYVPTIPHMEACLEHWPSQQHRLAYTTWLLLFQYCGPLLLVLLCYVRVFVRLRRRKEMLDRARTPENHRMTHSRRINIMLVALITAFALCWLPLTIFNVVSDWNQEALPICHHNLLFSLCHLLAMSSTCINPIIYGFLNSNFRQEVREVLLHCSCRPLEEECEHFPMSTVHMEVSRTSVPLSCRSNSVGL, from the coding sequence ATGTCCTTGAGTGGCGACGCGAGCACGAGCCAGTCTTCTCCGTCAACGACAGCTTTGTCTCTGTCCTTGAACAGCTCCACCTCGCCACACTCCCTACCATGGGAGGAGGGAAGAACCAGTCGTGGGTCTGTGCAGGAGCGGCCAGGGAATGAGACCGCGCTTATCTCAAACCTCTTTGTTCTTGGGCATGAAGAGCAGTGCCATATGTCTCCTGTCATCACAGGGTGTCTAGTCGTGTGGTACAGCATTACAATGGTACTGGGGCTGGTGGGGAACATCGGCCTCATCTGCATCATCACCCGTCGCAGAGAAAAAGTCAATGTCACTAGCATTTTCATCTGCAACCTGTCATTCTCTGACATTCTGGTGTGTGTCTTCTGCCTGCCCTTCACTGTTATATACACACTCATGGACCATTGGGTGTTTGGGTCGCTGTTATGTCGCCTGGTGCCGTTCAtccagtgtgtctctgtgactgTTTCCGTGCTGTCCCTGGTGTTCATTGCTCTGGAAAGACATCAGCTCATCATTAACCCCTCTGGGTGGAAACCCAGCATTCCCCAGGCCTACATGGCAGTTGTTCTCATTTGGATTCTTGCCTGCTTCACCTCTACGCCTTTCTTGGCCTTTCAGCTACTCACAAATGAGCCCTACGCTAATGTAATCCTGCCCCAGTCTCCACTTCATCACCAAGCCTCTCCTCAAACTTATCTCAATGTATCTCCACCTCAACCTgcctcttacacacacaaaaactcatCTGTGCTGCCACATTCATACCGCACCCTCTTATCATATGTCCCCACAATTCCACATATGGAGGCCTGTCTGGAGCACTGGCCATCCCAGCAACACAGGCTCGCTTACACCACATGGCTCCTGCTTTTCCAGTACTGTGGCCCACTACTGCTGGTCCTGCTCTGTTATGTTAGAGTTTTTGTGCGCCTTCGCCGCCGCAAAGAAATGCTTGACCGGGCCAGGACCCCAGAGAACCATCGCATGACCCACAGCCGCCGAATTAACATCATGCTGGTCGCCCTCATAACGGCCTTTGCTCTTTGTTGGCTGCCGCTCACCATCTTCAATGTGGTGTCAGACTGGAACCAGGAGGCTCTGCCCATCTGCCACCACAacctgctgttctctctctgccacctgtTGGCCATGTCCTCCACCTGCATCAACCCCATAATCTACGGCTTCCTCAACTCCAACTTTCGGCAAGAGGTGAGAGAGGTGCTCCTGCACTGCAGCTGCCGCCCACTTGAGGAAGAGTGTGAGCACTTCCCCATGTCCACTGTGCACATGGAAGTGTCGCGCACCTCTGTGCCTCTCAGTTGCAGGAGCAACTCTGTCGGACTTTGA